A portion of the Mus pahari chromosome 17, PAHARI_EIJ_v1.1, whole genome shotgun sequence genome contains these proteins:
- the Upk3a gene encoding uroplakin-3a isoform X2: protein MLLLWALLVLGCLPCGWTVNLQPQLASVTFATNNPTLTTVALEKPLCMFDSSEPLSGSYEVYLYAMVDSATPYSAIDTWPGRRSGGMIVITSILGSLPFFLLVGFAGAIILSFVDMGSSDGEMTHDSQITQEALGTSEASYSSVNRGPPLDRAEVFSSKLQD, encoded by the exons ATGCTCCTGCTCTGGGCCCTGCTGGTCCTCGGATGCCTGCCGTGTGGCTGGA CTGTGAACCTCCAGCCCCAACTGGCCAGTGTGACCTTTGCCACCAACAACCCCACCCTCACCACCGTGGCCTTGGAGAAGCCTCTGTGCATGTTCGATAGCTCAGAGCCACTCAGCGGCTCTTACGAGGTTTACCTCTATGCTATGGTCGACTCAG CTACCCCCTACTCGGCCATCGACACGTGGCCCGGCCGGCGGAGCGGAGGCATGATTGTCATCACGTCCATTCTGGGCTCCCTGCCCTTCTTCCTGCTGGTGGGCTTCGCTGGAGCCATCATCCTCAGCTTTGT gGACATGGGCAGTTCTGATGGGGAAATGACACACGACTCACAGATCACCCAGGAGGCCCTGGGGACTTCTGAGGCTTCCTACTCATCTGTGAACCGGGGCCCACCCCTAGACAGAGCAGAGGTGTTCTCCAGCAAGCTCCAAGACTGA
- the Upk3a gene encoding uroplakin-3a isoform X1, with product MLLLWALLVLGCLPCGWTVNLQPQLASVTFATNNPTLTTVALEKPLCMFDSSEPLSGSYEVYLYAMVDSAMSRNVSVQDSAGVPLGTTFRQTQGGRSGPYKAAAFDLTPCGDLPSLDAVGDVTQASEILNAYLVRVGNNGTCFWDPNFQGLCNPPLTAATEYRFKYILVNMSTGLVQDQTLWSDPIRTNRPTPYSAIDTWPGRRSGGMIVITSILGSLPFFLLVGFAGAIILSFVDMGSSDGEMTHDSQITQEALGTSEASYSSVNRGPPLDRAEVFSSKLQD from the exons ATGCTCCTGCTCTGGGCCCTGCTGGTCCTCGGATGCCTGCCGTGTGGCTGGA CTGTGAACCTCCAGCCCCAACTGGCCAGTGTGACCTTTGCCACCAACAACCCCACCCTCACCACCGTGGCCTTGGAGAAGCCTCTGTGCATGTTCGATAGCTCAGAGCCACTCAGCGGCTCTTACGAGGTTTACCTCTATGCTATGGTCGACTCAG CCATGTCCAGGAATGTGTCTGTACAGGACAGCGCCGGTGTTCCACTGGGCACCACTTTCCGGCAAACCCAAGGTGGGAGGTCGGGCCCCTATAAAGCTGCGGCCTTTGACCTGACCCCTTGTGGTGACTTGCCCAGCCTGGATGCTGTTGGAGATGTGACCCAGGCCTCAGAGATCCTGAACGCATACCTAGTCAGGGTGGGCAACAACGGGACCTGTTTTTGGGACCCCAACTTCCAAGGCCTCTGCAACCCACCTCTGACAGCGGCCACTGAGTACAG ATTCAAATATATCCTGGTCAACATGTCCACAGGCTTGGTGCAGGACCAGACACTATGGTCAGATCCCATCCGGACCAATCGGC CTACCCCCTACTCGGCCATCGACACGTGGCCCGGCCGGCGGAGCGGAGGCATGATTGTCATCACGTCCATTCTGGGCTCCCTGCCCTTCTTCCTGCTGGTGGGCTTCGCTGGAGCCATCATCCTCAGCTTTGT gGACATGGGCAGTTCTGATGGGGAAATGACACACGACTCACAGATCACCCAGGAGGCCCTGGGGACTTCTGAGGCTTCCTACTCATCTGTGAACCGGGGCCCACCCCTAGACAGAGCAGAGGTGTTCTCCAGCAAGCTCCAAGACTGA